A part of Helicobacter fennelliae genomic DNA contains:
- the map gene encoding type I methionyl aminopeptidase, protein MGIYIRNKKEIDFVRQSSQIVAQTLEVVRNHAKVGVSLLELDRIAEDFILSQNAKPAFKGLYDFPNATCLSLNAVIIHGIPTDYRLQEGDILGVDLGVEQNGWYGDGAITIGIGKISSDDENLIACAKDTLYEAIGAIRVGMHFKELSLFLEQTITNKGFIPLEGFCGHGIGRKPHEEPEIPNYLGNLKPNQGPKIREGMVFCIEPMVCQKNGEPLILEDNWSVVAKDQMNGSHYEHTIAIIGGRATILTQI, encoded by the coding sequence GTGGGTATTTATATCCGCAATAAAAAAGAAATCGACTTTGTGCGTCAATCATCGCAGATTGTCGCACAAACTCTCGAGGTTGTTAGAAATCATGCTAAAGTCGGTGTAAGTCTCTTGGAGCTTGATAGAATCGCAGAGGATTTTATCTTATCTCAAAATGCCAAGCCTGCGTTTAAGGGCTTATATGACTTTCCTAATGCAACTTGCTTGTCATTAAATGCTGTGATTATCCATGGTATTCCTACTGATTATCGGCTTCAAGAAGGTGATATTTTGGGCGTGGATTTGGGCGTTGAGCAAAATGGCTGGTATGGAGATGGAGCTATCACAATAGGCATTGGCAAAATCAGCAGTGATGATGAGAATCTTATCGCTTGTGCTAAAGACACACTTTATGAGGCGATAGGCGCGATCAGGGTCGGTATGCATTTCAAGGAGTTAAGTTTGTTTTTGGAGCAAACAATCACAAACAAAGGCTTTATTCCATTAGAGGGGTTTTGCGGGCATGGGATTGGCAGAAAGCCTCATGAAGAACCAGAAATTCCAAATTATCTTGGCAATCTCAAGCCAAACCAAGGACCAAAAATCAGAGAGGGAATGGTATTTTGCATAGAGCCTATGGTGTGCCAAAAAAATGGAGAGCCACTTATTTTGGAGGATAATTGGTCAGTAGTCGCCAAAGATCAGATGAATGGTAGTCATTATGAGCATACGATCGCCATTATAGGTGGGCGTGCAACAATACTGACTCAAATTTAA
- the infA gene encoding translation initiation factor IF-1, giving the protein MAKDDVIEVDGKVIEALPNATFRVELDNGHIVLCHIAGKMRMHYIKILPGDVVKLELTPYSLDKGRITYRYK; this is encoded by the coding sequence ATGGCAAAAGATGATGTAATCGAAGTAGATGGCAAGGTGATTGAAGCGTTGCCAAATGCGACTTTTCGGGTGGAATTAGATAATGGGCATATAGTTTTATGCCATATTGCAGGAAAAATGAGAATGCATTATATTAAGATTCTGCCCGGAGATGTGGTGAAGCTAGAGCTAACACCATATAGCTTAGACAAAGGGCGCATTACATATCGTTATAAATAA